The following proteins come from a genomic window of Megalobrama amblycephala isolate DHTTF-2021 linkage group LG1, ASM1881202v1, whole genome shotgun sequence:
- the trim35-13 gene encoding zinc-binding protein A33 isoform X1, whose amino-acid sequence MATKQSHLADDLSCPICGSILQKPVVLFCRHRFCKLCLENLWNGGGSCECPLCCQPSSMGELIVNTMLEKTCEGFLERCKNDPLACKEHGESLTLFCLEDLEPTCSKCKSSANHQDHRLYPLNEASHDCKEELKNALKPLQEKLKLFRKAKVTCEQTIEHIKSQTENTERQIREEFEALHQFLRDEEASRLSMLKQEKDQKRQMMNDKIEDLENDITSLCNTIRNIEQEMRSQDIPFLKNYKDTIKRTWRVPQDPEMITGSLLDIAKHLGSLKFKVWERMKEIIRYTPVTLDPNTAASCFLLSEDLTTLQCCSQTFKLPENPERFNVGAEVLAYEGFSSGRHSWDVEVKNNTYWVIGVASASISRKGKHVLTPAEGFWTIRLRNGEYKACTAPWSPLTMTTEPQVVRVVLDMNRSRVTFYDPRERTPLFTYTDIITPRAFPYFCSACKEHPLKVLPAWISIKTD is encoded by the exons ATGGCCACTAAGCAATCACATCTTGCAGACGACCTGTCATGCCCCATCTGTGGAAGCATCCTGCAAAAGCCTGTAGTGCTATTTTGCAGACATCGCTTTTGTAAACTTTGTCTGGAGAACCTGTGGAATGGTGGAGGATCTTGCGAATGCCCTCTTTGCTGTCAGCCGTCATCTATGGGGGAGCTCATAGTCAACACCATGCTTGAGAAGACCTGCGAGGGCTTTCTGGAGCGCTGCAAAAATGACCCGCTTGCGTGCAAGGAGCATGGTGAGAGTTTGACGCTTTTTTGTTTGGAGGACCTGGAACCCACTTGTAGCAAATGCAAGTCGTCAGCCAACCACCAGGATCACAGGTTATATCCCTTAAATGAAGCTTCACACGACTGTAAG GAGGAACTCAAAAATGCTTTGAAACCACTTCAGGAAAAGCTGAAGCTCTTCCGAAAAGCAAAAGTCACTTGTGAGCAAACAATAGAGCATATTAAG AGTCAGACCGAGAACACAGAGAGGCAGATACGTGAGGAGTTTGAGGCACTGCACCAGTTTCTGCGAGATGAGGAAGCATCTAGGCTTTCCATGCTAAAGCAAGAGAAGGATCAGAAGAGGCAGATGATGAATGATAAGATTGAAGATTTGGAGAATGACATCACTTCACTCTGCAACACTATAAGAAATATTGAACAGGAGATGAGATCTCAGGATATACCATTCCTCAAG AATTATAAGGACACTATAAAGAG AACCTGGCGGGTTCCCCAGGATCCCGAGATGATAACAGGCTCACTGCTTGATATCGCCAAACACCTGGGCTcattaaagtttaaagtctGGGAGAGAATGAAGGAAATCATTCGATATA CTCCAGTGACCCTTGATCCGAACACTGCGGCAAGCTGCTTCCTCCTGTCAGAGGATCTGACTACATTACAGTGCTGTTCTCAGACATTTAAACTCCCAGAAAACCCTGAGCGTTTCAATGTCGGCGCAGAGGTGCTGGCCTACGAGGGCTTCAGCTCTGGGCGACACAGCTGGGACGTGGAAGTCAAAAACAACACCTACTGGGTCATTGGAGTTGCAAGCGCATCCATCAGCCGTAAGGGAAAGCATGTGCTGACCCCCGCAGAGGGATTCTGGACCATTAGGCTACGAAACGGAGAATATAAAGCCTGTACTGCCCCATGGTCCCCTCTCACTATGACTACGGAGCCGCAGGTGGTGAGAGTCGTTCTTGACATGAACAGGTCCAGAGTAACTTTCTACGACCCACGAGAGAGGACGCCCTTATTCACCTACACGGACATAATCACTCCAAGAGCATTCCCATACTTCTGCAGTGCCTGTAAGGAACACCCACTGAAAGTGTTACCAGCGTGGATCTCAATTAAGACAGACTGA
- the trim35-13 gene encoding E3 ubiquitin-protein ligase TRIM39 isoform X2, which translates to MEVNSLLFDEDPSCSVCGEVFSVPVVLCCISCGCSFCEICCRQFWEAQCPFCRQKASGSHLRKCREQRIKEELKNALKPLQEKLKLFRKAKVTCEQTIEHIKSQTENTERQIREEFEALHQFLRDEEASRLSMLKQEKDQKRQMMNDKIEDLENDITSLCNTIRNIEQEMRSQDIPFLKNYKDTIKRTWRVPQDPEMITGSLLDIAKHLGSLKFKVWERMKEIIRYTPVTLDPNTAASCFLLSEDLTTLQCCSQTFKLPENPERFNVGAEVLAYEGFSSGRHSWDVEVKNNTYWVIGVASASISRKGKHVLTPAEGFWTIRLRNGEYKACTAPWSPLTMTTEPQVVRVVLDMNRSRVTFYDPRERTPLFTYTDIITPRAFPYFCSACKEHPLKVLPAWISIKTD; encoded by the exons ATGGAGGTTAATTCACTGCTCTTTGACGAAGACCCTTCTTGTTCAGTGTGTGGGGAAGTGTTCAGCGTTCCAGTGGTCCTCTGCTGTATTTCATGCGGGTGCAGCTTCTGTGAAATTTGCTGTCGGCAGTTTTGGGAGGCACAATGTCCCTTCTGCCGACAAAAGGCCTCTGGATCCCATCTCAGAAAGTGCAGGGAGCAAAGAATTAAG GAGGAACTCAAAAATGCTTTGAAACCACTTCAGGAAAAGCTGAAGCTCTTCCGAAAAGCAAAAGTCACTTGTGAGCAAACAATAGAGCATATTAAG AGTCAGACCGAGAACACAGAGAGGCAGATACGTGAGGAGTTTGAGGCACTGCACCAGTTTCTGCGAGATGAGGAAGCATCTAGGCTTTCCATGCTAAAGCAAGAGAAGGATCAGAAGAGGCAGATGATGAATGATAAGATTGAAGATTTGGAGAATGACATCACTTCACTCTGCAACACTATAAGAAATATTGAACAGGAGATGAGATCTCAGGATATACCATTCCTCAAG AATTATAAGGACACTATAAAGAG AACCTGGCGGGTTCCCCAGGATCCCGAGATGATAACAGGCTCACTGCTTGATATCGCCAAACACCTGGGCTcattaaagtttaaagtctGGGAGAGAATGAAGGAAATCATTCGATATA CTCCAGTGACCCTTGATCCGAACACTGCGGCAAGCTGCTTCCTCCTGTCAGAGGATCTGACTACATTACAGTGCTGTTCTCAGACATTTAAACTCCCAGAAAACCCTGAGCGTTTCAATGTCGGCGCAGAGGTGCTGGCCTACGAGGGCTTCAGCTCTGGGCGACACAGCTGGGACGTGGAAGTCAAAAACAACACCTACTGGGTCATTGGAGTTGCAAGCGCATCCATCAGCCGTAAGGGAAAGCATGTGCTGACCCCCGCAGAGGGATTCTGGACCATTAGGCTACGAAACGGAGAATATAAAGCCTGTACTGCCCCATGGTCCCCTCTCACTATGACTACGGAGCCGCAGGTGGTGAGAGTCGTTCTTGACATGAACAGGTCCAGAGTAACTTTCTACGACCCACGAGAGAGGACGCCCTTATTCACCTACACGGACATAATCACTCCAAGAGCATTCCCATACTTCTGCAGTGCCTGTAAGGAACACCCACTGAAAGTGTTACCAGCGTGGATCTCAATTAAGACAGACTGA
- the LOC125267016 gene encoding zinc finger and SCAN domain-containing protein 12 — MSKSLSFRLQLSSIMEITTKTAIDEICKIVDSDFAFLRQELSRVMSENTVLKDKMLCLGSERQDEGARITKEARAGSKTLRSICVQTEDGPQPSIKGIFGKEWCSSLWDRRNESREDEQAIDVDLYTVTPYKHEEKDLSNLVLIKEESFEVDTYPSYTGKTPQVSRRLSSAYETSADHFVSGEFSEISEIQNTSSDSSDKHSTKTTTDDTVDRLIAPIDDPLDFDGQCVLNQFSVEHNNEFPSEAQDDGEAQETCADAATTTEHCEKRFRVQKLPNNFSCYDSGRVFVRQNAARNRLRKHRFSKLKPNEKFRCEVCGRCFHSNTNLTVHYLVHTGERPYKCSFCGKGFSQKGNLQTHERIHRGERPFSCATCGRSFTQKVCLRNHERIHRGERPFTCITCGKGFTQKVTLQQHLSVHDRTAKPVRKKPRKSYSDINYSFM, encoded by the exons ATGTCAAAATCTTTATCGTTTCGGTTGCAACTGAGCTCCATAATGGAGATAACGACTAAAACGGCAATAGATGAAATATGCAAAATTGTAGACAGCGATTTTGCGTTTTTACGACAAGAGCTGTCTCGGGTCATGAGTGAAAACACAGTTCTGAAAGACAAAATGCTCTGTCTTGGGAGCGAAAGACAAGACGAAGGCGCGCGCATCACAAAGGAAGCGCGCGCTGGCTCCAAAACACTTCGCTCTATTTGTGTTCAAACTGAAGATG GACCGCAGCCCTCCATCAAGGGGATTTTTGGAAAGGAGTGGTGTTCCAGTTTGTGGGATCGGAGGAACGAGTCCAGAGAAGATGAGCAGGCGATCGATGTCGACCTCTACACCGTAACGCCTTATAAG CATGAAGAAAAAGACCTCTCCAACCTGGTCTTAATCAAAGAGGAGAGTTTTGAAGTGGACACTTATCCCAGCTATACAG GGAAAACACCCCAAGTTTCAAGACGACTATCTTCTGCATATGAGACCTCGGCAGACCATTTTGTGTCTGGTGAATTTTCAGAGATTTCAGAAATACAAAACACGTCCTCTGATTCGTCAGATAAACACTCTACAAAAACCACCACTGATGACACTGTCGACCGATTAATAGCACCAATAGACGATCCGTTGGATTTTGATGGTCAATGTGTCCTCAACCAATTTTCAGTAGAGCACAATAACGAGTTTCCCTCTGAGGCCCAGGACGACGGAGAAGCACAGGAAACATGCGCAGATGCTGCAACCACTACAGAGCATTGCGAAAAAAGATTTAGGGTGCAGAAACTGCCAAACAACTTCAGTTGCTATGACAGCGGGAGGGTGTTTGTTCGCCAAAATGCTGCCAGAAACCGTCTCAGAAAACATCGGTTTTCAAAGCTGAAACCTAATGAAAAGTTTCGTTGTGAGGTCTGTGGGAGATGTTTTCATTCAAACACCAATCTCACGGTTCACTATTTAGTCCACACAGGGGAAAGGCCCTATAAATGCAGTTTTTGTGGAAAAGGGTTCTCCCAGAAGGGAAATTTACAAACCCATGAACGCATCCACAGAGGAGAAAGACCTTTTAGTTGTGCCACCTGCGGAAGGAGTTTCACCCAGAAAGTCTGCCTACGAAATCATGAACGCATCCACAGAGGAGAAAGACCTTTTACTTGTATAACCTGCGGAAAGGGTTTCACCCAGAAAGTCACCCTACAACAACACCTCTCTGTCCATGACAGAACAGCTAAACCAGTAAGGAAGAAGCCAAGGAAAAGTTACAGTGATATAAATTATAGCTTTATGTAG
- the LOC125267031 gene encoding zinc finger protein ZFP2-like isoform X8, translated as MEIMNNADFQTQLTSIMEMLAKTAVVEIGKLFEENSLLLRLEISRCTNENESLKKKCHFLESELQSARKTAGNMNGTEAPFSHPGLRESGRRPAVDNIFGKEWSMNLWRHGESNVGEQEDDTHLNSSVISEEPVNLLDEEPDMITIKEETFDDCSGKGPAMASENSCVAQSSEDFITYTVPSDEQVQPNIPQQPHAEEQTLEGTISTHGDCTAEQNLHSGHNHASVSEEKRFECVFCRRTFNKLTYLKAHMRTHSGEKPFVCTVCGKRFAQKTYLRIHQRTHSGERPYACMECGKSFAQKSSLNVHLRSHTGEKPYSCSECGKSYAYKQGFNTHQCFG; from the exons ATGgaaatcatgaataatgctgaTTTTCAGACGCAGTTAACATCCATAATGGAAATGTTGGCGAAAACAGCTGTTGTGGAAATAGGCAAACTTTTCGAGGAAAATTCTTTGCTTCTGCGATTAGAGATTTCACGATGTACAAACGAAAATGAATCTCTGaaaaagaaatgtcattttcTGGAGAGTGAACTTCAATCTGCCCGGAAAACCGCTGGAAATATGAACGGGACAGAAGCTCCATTCAGCCATCCGGGACTGAGAG AGTCCGGACGTCGTCCCGCAGTTGACAATATTTTTGGTAAGGAATGGTCCATGAACCTCTGGAGACATGGGGAGTCAAATGTTGGTGAGCAGGAGGACGACACACACCTGAACTCCTCAGTCATCTCAGAAGAG CCAGTAAATTTGCTGGATGAAGAACCAGATATGATCACGATCAAGGAAGAGACATTTGACGATTGCTCTGGGAAAG GACCAGCAATGGCCagtgaaaacagttgtgttgcccAGAGCTCTGAAGATTTTATCACATACACGGTACCGTCAGATGAGCAAGTCCAGCCGAACATACCACAACAGCCACATGCCGAAGAACAAACTCTTGAAGGAACAATTTCGACACATGGAGACTGTACAGCAGAGCAAAACTTACACAGTGGACACAACCACGCAAGTGTTTCGGAAGAGAAAAGGTTCGAGTGTGTATTCTGTCGAAGAACCTTCAACAAATTAACCTACCTGAAAGCACACATGCGAACACACTCTGGAGAAAAACCGTTTGTCTGTACAGTTTGTGGTAAAAGATTCGCTCAAAAAACGTACCTCAGAATACACCAGCGCACTCATTCTGGTGAAAGGCCGTACGCGTGCATggagtgtgggaagagcttcgCTCAAAAGAGCTCTCTAAATGTTCACCTCCGAagccacactggagaaaaaccataCAGCTGCTCAGAGTGTGGGAAAAGCTACGCTTACAAACAGGGTTTCAATACCCACCAGTGCTTTGGTTAG
- the LOC125267031 gene encoding zinc finger protein 180-like isoform X6, whose protein sequence is MEIMNNADFQTQLTSIMEMLAKTAVVEIGKLFEENSLLLRLEISRCTNENESLKKKCHFLESELQSARKTAGNMNGTEAPFSHPGLRESGRRPAVDNIFGKEWSMNLWRHGESNVGEQEDDTHLNSSVISEEPVNLLDEEPDMITIKEETFDDCSGKGKTEDSSLRGPAMASENSCVAQSSEDFITYTVPSDEQVQPNIPQQPHAEEQTLEGTISTHGDCTAEQNLHSGHNHASVSEEKRFECVFCRRTFNKLTYLKAHMRTHSGEKPFVCTVCGKRFAQKTYLRIHQRTHSGERPYACMECGKSFAQKSSLNVHLRSHTGEKPYSCSECGKSYAYKQGFNTHQCFG, encoded by the exons ATGgaaatcatgaataatgctgaTTTTCAGACGCAGTTAACATCCATAATGGAAATGTTGGCGAAAACAGCTGTTGTGGAAATAGGCAAACTTTTCGAGGAAAATTCTTTGCTTCTGCGATTAGAGATTTCACGATGTACAAACGAAAATGAATCTCTGaaaaagaaatgtcattttcTGGAGAGTGAACTTCAATCTGCCCGGAAAACCGCTGGAAATATGAACGGGACAGAAGCTCCATTCAGCCATCCGGGACTGAGAG AGTCCGGACGTCGTCCCGCAGTTGACAATATTTTTGGTAAGGAATGGTCCATGAACCTCTGGAGACATGGGGAGTCAAATGTTGGTGAGCAGGAGGACGACACACACCTGAACTCCTCAGTCATCTCAGAAGAG CCAGTAAATTTGCTGGATGAAGAACCAGATATGATCACGATCAAGGAAGAGACATTTGACGATTGCTCTGGGAAAGGTAAAACTGAAGATAGCAGTTTGAGAG GACCAGCAATGGCCagtgaaaacagttgtgttgcccAGAGCTCTGAAGATTTTATCACATACACGGTACCGTCAGATGAGCAAGTCCAGCCGAACATACCACAACAGCCACATGCCGAAGAACAAACTCTTGAAGGAACAATTTCGACACATGGAGACTGTACAGCAGAGCAAAACTTACACAGTGGACACAACCACGCAAGTGTTTCGGAAGAGAAAAGGTTCGAGTGTGTATTCTGTCGAAGAACCTTCAACAAATTAACCTACCTGAAAGCACACATGCGAACACACTCTGGAGAAAAACCGTTTGTCTGTACAGTTTGTGGTAAAAGATTCGCTCAAAAAACGTACCTCAGAATACACCAGCGCACTCATTCTGGTGAAAGGCCGTACGCGTGCATggagtgtgggaagagcttcgCTCAAAAGAGCTCTCTAAATGTTCACCTCCGAagccacactggagaaaaaccataCAGCTGCTCAGAGTGTGGGAAAAGCTACGCTTACAAACAGGGTTTCAATACCCACCAGTGCTTTGGTTAG